A portion of the Musa acuminata AAA Group cultivar baxijiao chromosome BXJ1-1, Cavendish_Baxijiao_AAA, whole genome shotgun sequence genome contains these proteins:
- the LOC103978466 gene encoding disease resistance protein At4g27190-like, protein MATGERSIQHLMEEVTNPNVGTVVVYGISGLGKTWTARQAYGRAMASPLFDVFLWISLSVTCTTRRVRQKILESLSIVVEDNGDEERVTEKIHSFLSGRRFLLVLDDAWFTEDRMLATLGVPTPRHNASKVVVTTRTMRTQTVMEPDVVIQQSSLSRKESWDLFCQISGHSIVNRFGQMVVEGSHGMPLLIVLMAGALKDSITDSANEELTAKVSSALLNEVTAARFAYSMLPDDEVKHCLVYCLLFPGDMALHDDELIQYWLMDGLIAEGYLSVAATDKAQKILLLLLHRRLLYRDDDDHVRMHEAVREVLMDTGRQRGDHGYSCATHSEGLTSIWFPDGRNKRISLMESSTDRLPQIPQSFLSSLFLRGIRWLKVIPNSFFDNRQILTLSVLDLSFTAITNLPSSTSNLANLQYLLLKGCEHLEELRNIRSLRNLLVLDASGCSALRTISPGSFAMMNMLRVLDLSRTSIESFPFLSGLPELRCLFLRGCRRINFQESVFHIADPSKLKELDLSGIALPEFPYGITKTGHLLSLKLCTESNAVDWNVMQWLQAGLTWDEHAGVYASINTCVDDNRSYLSVSNTSFFQYLDKDSPLWDNCFLRFHFRVCPSEEANRDSEFVFQNENFVFRETYFGTKYCSHPPNACRFLEIHHVRPWGIGGVLHHADVVFLNDVKLVKQLSDFELQNLRGMRECWIQRCDQMESIFTAELEDVSEVLSLEKLWISNLEKLSFLFAGVEKETNFTSLKHIHIDCCPNLVGLFCSTLRFQNLETLQIRFCDKLESVYDHSVIGEEAFPRLHTLRLWELPELKSVCGGILPCLKHLKVKECPKLKALPVGVNDMTPIAIIRGERQWWNNLTWEDERIKSHLLFRRWGRF, encoded by the coding sequence ATGGCCACGGGGGAGCGCAGCATTCAGCATTTGATGGAAGAGGTAACAAATCCCAACGTTGGGACGGTGGTCGTTTACGGGATTTCTGGACTAGGGAAGACATGGACCGCAAGACAAGCTTATGGTCGAGCGATGGCTTCTCCCCTCTTTGATGTCTTCCTTTGGATCTCCCTGTCCGTCACTTGTACCACCAGACGGGTGAGACAGAAGATACTGGAGAGCCTGTCGATCGTGGTTGAAGACAATGGCGATGAAGAAAGGGTCACAGAAAAGATCCATTCGTTTCTATCCGGGAGGAGGTTCCTGTTGGTGCTGGATGATGCTTGGTTTACAGAGGATCGTATGCTGGCAACACTGGGAGTACCTACACCCAGGCACAATGCCTCCAAGGTCGTCGTCACCACCAGAACCATGAGAACACAAACAGTGATGGAGCCTGATGTCGTGATCCAACAGAGCTCGCTCAGTAGAAAGGAATCGTGGGATTTGTTCTGCCAAATTTCTGGGCACAGCATCGTGAATCGTTTCGGGCAAATGGTGGTGGAAGGAAGCCATGGCATGCCTTTGTTGATCGTGCTAATGGCAGGAGCCTTGAAGGATTCGATTACTGATTCGGCAAATGAGGAATTAACTGCTAAAGTGTCGTCGGCATTGCTGAACGAGGTTACTGCCGCAAGGTTCGCTTACTCCATGTTGCCGGACGATGAGGTAAAACACTGCCTCGTTTACTGCTTGCTCTTCCCTGGGGATATGGCACTCCATGACGATGAACTGATCCAGTATTGGCTCATGGACGGACTGATTGCTGAAGGATATCTGAGTGTAGCGGCTACTGATAAGGCTCAAAAGATCCTGCTGCTGCTTTTACATCGTCGTCTATTATACAGGGACGACGATGACCATGTCCGCATGCATGAAGCTGTTCGAGAGGTTCTCATGGACACTGGGAGGCAACGAGGCGACCATGGATATTCCTGTGCCACCCATTCAGAAGGGCTGACTTCCATTTGGTTTCCTGATGGGCGAAACAAGAGGATCTCATTGATGGAGAGCAGCACGGATAGACTGCCACAAATCCCCCAGTCCTTCCTTTCCTCCTTATTTCTCCGGGGAATTCGCTGGTTGAAGGTAATCCCGAACTCATTCTTTGACAACAGGCAGATCCTCACTCTCAGTGTTTTGGACCTTTCCTTCACTGCAATCACGAATTTGCCGTCCTCTACCTCCAATTTGGCCAATCTTCAATATCTACTCCTAAAAGGTTGCGAACATTTAGAGGAGCTACGGAACATCCGCTCACTACGGAACCTCCTGGTGCTTGACGCTTCAGGGTGCTCTGCCCTGAGGACGATCTCTCCTGGATCATTCGCTATGATGAACATGCTGAGAGTCCTTGATCTTTCTCGTACCTCAATCGAGTCCTTCCCATTTTTATCCGGGCTCCCAGAACTCCGCTGCCTTTTTCTCAGAGGATGCCGGCGCATAAACTTCCAGGAAAGTGTGTTTCACATAGCAGATCCCTCAAAACTGAAGGAGCTCGATCTTTCGGGTATTGCACTGCCAGAATTCCCATACGGGATCACAAAAACTGGTCACTTACTGAGCCTGAAGCTGTGCACAGAGAGCAACGCAGTTGATTGGAATGTCATGCAGTGGCTGCAGGCTGGATTGACTTGGGACGAGCACGCCGGAGTGTATGCCTCCATCAATACATGCGTGGACGACAACAGAAGTTACTTGTCTGTAAGCAACACCAGTTTCTTCCAATACTTGGACAAAGATTCTCCGCTGTGGGATAATTGCTTTCTGAGGTTCCATTTTCGTGTTTGTCCCTCCGAAGAAGCGAACAGAGACAGTGAGTTTGTTTTCCAAAACGAGAACTTTGTTTTCAGAGAAACTTACTTCGGAACGAAATATTGTTCGCATCCCCCGAATGCTTGCCGATTTCTGGAGATCCATCATGTTCGTCCTTGGGGAATTGGAGGAGTCCTTCATCATGCGGATGTCGTCTTCTTGAATGACGTGAAGTTGGTGAAGCaactctcggattttgaactgcaGAACCTCAGAGGAATGAGAGAGTGTTGGATTCAGAGGTGTGACCAAATGGAAAGCATCTTTACGGCAGAATTAGAGGATGTGTCTGAAGTTTTAAGCTTGGAGAAGCTATGGATCTCGAATCTCGAAAAATTGAGCTTCTTGTTTGCTGGTGTGGAGAAGGAAACAAACTTCACTAGCCTTAAACACATCCATATCGATTGCTGTCCAAATCTTGTTGGTCTCTTTTGTTCAACCCTGCGCTTCCAAAACCTTGAAACTCTGCAGATAAGATTCTGTGATAAGCTGGAGAGCGTTTACGATCACTCCGTGATTGGAGAAGAAGCCTTTCCAAGACTGCACACGCTACGTCTGTGGGAAC
- the LOC135606856 gene encoding uncharacterized protein LOC135606856: MQVFPYRWRLIWNDWDLRSFILISLSLQIILIFSGSLRKRVVSSWISLILWSAYLLADWVATFALGILSNTQTDSGCASSSHTQNNDLLAFWSPFLLLHLGGPDTITAFSLEDNELWLRHLLGLVFQVAVAFYVFVGSLPQTRLKSPAAMMFLVGILKYGERSWSLMCASMDCLRNSMVTPPDPGPNYAKFMEDYAAMSAAGLRTEIEMKKEPESRPRSLDTLVEEIRTVTMVTKAHQFFHTFKRLIVDLILSFHDRNESQSFFLKRSPIQAFKVIEIELSFVYEMLYTKSTVLHTVAGPVLRFTSFFFILTALLLFLFTEKHGYKEIDIIITYTLLAGALALEIYSVGLLIFSDWASLRLKDLGYPRLSNMVSAINSFFRPPNKPRWSNSMAQHNLISFCLQHRPSPFNRFLHFLTVKEAWDRYWHTSYCPVTDDLKEFVFEDLKNKSIGADDSKGYKRFSTCRGRWALQQKGHLKELGWSVEVEFDESILLWHIATDLCFYSDDTNQSTDTLSYRRISKRASDYMLYLLVVRPFMLTAGIGQIRYGDTCAEAKNFFSRGVETPDQEQACEMLLCVETKVPPVQVKGDRSKSVLFDACMLAKDLLEVEEQRRWKLVSAVWVEMLCYAASNCRGYFHAKQLSAGGELLTMVWFLMAHLGIGEQYRIEEGHARAKLTIEK; encoded by the coding sequence ATGCAGGTCTTCCCCTACAGGTGGAGGCTAATATGGAATGACTGGGATCTCCGGTCATTTATCTTGATCAGCTTGAGCTTGCAGATCATCCTCATCTTCTCCGGGAGCCTCAGGAAGCGCGTCGTCTCCAGCTGGATCAGCCTCATTCTCTGGTCCGCCTACCTGCTCGCCGACTGGGTCGCCACCTTCGCCCTCGGCATCCTCTCCAATACCCAAACCGACTCTGGCTGCGCCTCTTCCTCTCACACCCAGAACAATGACCTCCTCGCTTTCTGGTCCCCTTTCCTTCTCCTGCACCTCGGCGGTCCTGATACCATCACGGCTTTCTCCCTCGAGGATAATGAGCTGTGGCTGAGGCACTTGCTGGGACTCGTGTTTCAGGTTGCTGTAGCTTTCTACGTCTTCGTTGGTTCCTTGCCGCAAACCAGGCTCAAGTCCCCAGCGGCCATGATGTTTCTCGTCGGGATTCTCAAGTACGGCGAGAGGTCATGGTCGCTCATGTGTGCGAGCATGGACTGCTTGCGAAACTCCATGGTCACGCCCCCCGACCCCGGCCCCAACTATGCCAAGTTCATGGAGGACTATGCGGCGATGTCCGCCGCCGGACTAAGAACGGAGATTGAGATGAAGAAAGAGCCAGAATCGAGACCGCGGTCATTGGATACATTGGTGGAGGAGATCCGCACAGTCACGATGGTGACGAAAGCTCATCAGTTCTTCCACACTTTCAAGCGCCTTATCGTCGACCTCATCCTCAGCTTCCACGATCGAAACGAGAGCCAGTCCTTCTTTCTCAAGCGCTCTCCCATCCAGGCTTTCAAGGTGATCGAGATCGAGCTCTCCTTCGTGTACGAGATGCTTTACACCAAGTCCACCGTCCTTCATACTGTTGCTGGCCCTGTCCTTCGTTTCACCAGTTTCTTCTTCATTCTCACTGCTCTTCTGCTTTTCTTGTTCACCGAAAAGCACGGATACAAAGAGATCGACATTATAATTACTTACACGCTCTTAGCAGGAGCTCTTGCTCTCGAGATCTATTCTGTTGGTCTGTTGATATTCTCGGATTGGGCCTCTCTCAGGCTGAAAGATCTCGGATATCCCCGACTTTCCAACATGGTCTCTGCCATAAACTCTTTCTTCCGGCCACCCAACAAGCCCAGATGGTCTAATTCCATGGCGCAGCATAATCTCATTAGCTTCTGCCTCCAACACCGTCCATCCCCATTTAACAGATTCCTCCACTTCCTCACGGTAAAAGAAGCATGGGACAGGTACTGGCATACCAGCTATTGCCCTGTTACCGACGACCTGAAAGAATTCGTCTTCGAGGACCTCAAGAACAAATCCATCGGCGCAGATGATTCCAAAGGCTACAAGCGTTTCAGCACCTGCAGAGGTAGATGGGCTCTGCAGCAGAAGGGGCATCTGAAGGAACTTGGCTGGAGCGTGGAGGTGGAATTCGACGAAAGCATTCTGTTGTGGCACATTGCCACTGATCTCTGCTTTTACTCCGACGACACCAACCAGTCGACGGATACGCTTTCTTACCGAAGGATCAGCAAGCGTGCGTCGGACTACATGCTGTACCTTCTCGTCGTGCGGCCTTTCATGCTGACCGCTGGGATTGGACAGATCAGGTACGGGGACACCTGCGCGGAGGCCAAGAACTTCTTCTCGCGTGGTGTGGAGACACCAGATCAGGAACAAGCCTGCGAGATGCTTCTTTGCGTGGAGACCAAAGTCCCGCCTGTGCAGGTGAAAGGGGACCGAAGCAAATCGGTGTTGTTCGATGCCTGTATGCTAGCAAAAGACTTGCTGGAGGTGGAGGAGCAAAGAAGATGGAAGTTAGTGAGTGCAGTATGGGTGGAGATGCTATGTTACGCCGCAAGCAATTGCAGAGGGTACTTCCACGCGAAGCAGCTCAGCGCCGGTGGAGAGCTGCTCACGATGGTGTGGTTTCTAATGGCCCATTTAGGAATAGGGGAGCAGTATCGGATCGAAGAAGGGCATGCAAGGGCCAAATTGACGATAGAGAAGTAA